The region GTAAGTCGCAACAATTTGTGGTGTCCCACTCAATCCTGTAGCATTGAATCTAACATTGGCGTCGTAGAAAACTGTAGTGGCTTTAGCTCCAGTTTGCTTACCCTCTACTACAACAGTAAACATAACGCCCAAATGCCTGTCCTCTATCGGGTACTCTATTGTCCAGGAGCCATCCGCATTCACTTTGGTGTCATGATACCCATGATGATGGTCATGTGCGGGGGTTTCCTCGAGGTGCACATCCACTGTGCTGTCCTGCGTCCAGCCATAACCTGTTATAATGGCTACTTCCCCCGGCACGTAGTCATCCTTATCAGACATCACCGTAGGTGCATAATTATCAAAGGCTTTAGCGCCTGCAAAGGAGAGTGCGGCTAAAATAGCTATCAAGTATAGCATACGCCATTTAGCCGTCTGTTTTAGTAAAAGTGTTACATTCATATGTGTTAAGGGTTAAAAATGAATATTCCTGAGGAGAGGATGAACATTAGCTTTAATGTCCTTCACCAATGGGTATAGATTACCTGCCGAGGAGATTTCTTAAAATCCTTGCAGATTATATATACCAGCAGCCTGTTGCCACCAGCGCAAAATAGTTTAATAATTAAGTCGGAAAGTATAATTAGACGTAAACATATACAGAAAAAGCTTACATATGTTGTATTATTATCATATTAATTTTACATTAAATAAAGCAAGTTATTTAACATGTTGACCTACAGGCTATTACAACAAGTTTCACTCGGCTGATTTTGATTTACAGAACCATAGCCTTTGCAACTTGAAATTGAGGATGGGCTCCACTTAATTTTATTAGCTTTGCATGCTGTTTATAATGCTGCCTTTGTAGCATTGGCATAGTTTTTTCGGTATATAAACTAAAATCGAGAAGCTCATTACAACGACCTGACGACCATGAGAAGATGCCTACTTAGCTATTTTATACTATCAGCCATACTTCTGCTGGAGGCAAGCAGTGCCTTTGCACAGGTACGGTTGCCGCAGGCCAGCCCTCCAGCCATGCTGCGCCAGACGATAGGCCTAACTGACGTGACCGTAAACTATCATGCACCAAGTGTTAGGGGGCGTAAGGTTTTCGGAGATCTGGTACCCTACGGGCAAATGTGGCGTGCGGGTGCAAACGAGGCAACGCTGATTACTTTTCAAGATGAGCTGTTTCTGAATAACGAGCGGGTGCCGGCTGGTACTTACTCCTTCTTTATTTTCCCGCAGAGCGATTCGCTGTGGCAGGTAGTACTCAACAAGGATACTACTCTTTGGGGTTTGGAGGGATACAATGAGCTGGATGACGTGGCTTACCTGGAAGTGAAGCCCACAAAGACAAGCGAGTTTGTGGAGACCATGCAGTTTTCTTTCTCCGACATCAGCACTAACAAAGCCAAACTGAACCTGGCCTGGGAGAACACCAGAATATCCCTGAGCATCGAGACAGACATAGAGAAGAAGGCGCTGGAGAACATTAACTACGCCCTGGCCAACGCCGCCAGCGACGATTGGTATACCTGGGCACAATGCGCTGAGTATATGCTGCCGCGCAAAGAGCATCACGAGAAGGCCTTGCAGTGGATCAATAAATCCATCGCTATAAAAGAGAACTTCTACAACAACTGGATCAAGGCCAAGCTTTACGCCTACAACAGGGAGTACCAGATGGCTGCGTCCTTGTCGGCAAAGGCCATGGAGTTGGGCAATTCGGAGCCGGAAAGCTATAAGACGTATGCCACCCAGATAGAAACTGCTTATAGCGAGTGGAAGAAGCGACGTTAGAAGTATAAAATGCCGTAAATTATAAAGGGAAGCCGTAGACTGGCTTCCCTTATTTATTGTAGAAAATTATACTTTGCTGCAATAGAGGATGGACTAGAATTTAGCTACGAACCGCACATTCAGCCGCCGGCCCGTCAGGTAGTTAGGTACGGCGTAGGTCACGCTGTTCACATCGCGCACATAATTGTAGGACACCCAGTTCTTGGCATCTATCAGATTGAGCACTTCCAGGCCCACCCACAGGCTCTCCAGCCCCATCTTGCGGCGCTTCACCACATCGCTCTCTACTACAATCACTTTAGAGAAACCTATATCGATGCGCTTGTAGGAGCGGCCATCAAAAGCATTTCGGTACTCCGGCTGGCGCGGCGGGCCAAACGGCAGACCGCTGCCGTACACCAGGTTCAGGTACATGCGCACTGTTGGGTTGTCGGGCAAGTGGTCCTGGAAGAAGACGCCCACGTTCAGCAGTTGATCTGTTGGCCTGCGTATAAAGCCTTGCGCTTCCATACCTATCCGCTCGCCCTGTGCATTATAAACGGATATCGAGTCCCCCTCCACCTTCTCCTTCGTTGATAATATTCCAAGACTCAGCCACGACTCCGCGCCAGGAATGAACTCCCCGTTAACACGCACATCGAACCCGGCAGCATAAGCTTTTGCATTGTTTTTGGCGTAATAGCGCAGGCGCACGTTGTCCAGGTCGTAGGGGACCACGTTGGTCATCCATTTATAGTAGGCCTCCGAAGTTAATTTAAAGTCACGGCCCCAGGCCTGGAACAGGTAATCGCTCCCCACAATGGCATGTATGGCTCGCTGTGCCTTCAGCTCCGGGTTCAGCACACCGTTAAAATCCCTTAGCTCACGGTAAAAAGGGGGTTGGAAGTATAAACCAAGGGCCGTCTTAAAGGACAGGTTCGGGTTATGGCGTGTAATGAACGCGTACTGCACGCGCGGCGAAATGTTCAGCTCCCCGTTATAGTCCCAGTAAGTGGCGCGCAGGCCGTACGTAATCGTCTTGAGCGAGTCCAGCTCAAAGGTATGCTGCAGGTAGCCGCTGTAGCGCAGGGTGTTCAGGTTGAGTTGGGAGCTGAGGTAATAATTCTGCGTTACATAATCAGCAGAATCGGAAAAGCCATACTCCTGCAGTTGGTCCTCTATGTTTTCGGACCCAACCTTAGCCCCGAACTGTAGGTTGCTGCGCTGGCTGATGTGCCAGGTGTTACGTAGTTCCGCGGCCAGCATGCGCGCCAGCAAGGCATTGCGGGCATGGCTGAAGGTGCTGCCTACGCCCCGCTCCTGCTGGCAATCGCCTATGCCGTCTCCGTTATTGTCCACGTCGCACAGGCGGTAACCAGCCTCCACATCCCGGAACTCCCGCTCCCGCGAGTGCACACCCGAAAGTATAAACTCTGAAGTATAGAACTGGCTGAAGCG is a window of Pontibacter kalidii DNA encoding:
- a CDS encoding DUF2911 domain-containing protein, giving the protein MRRCLLSYFILSAILLLEASSAFAQVRLPQASPPAMLRQTIGLTDVTVNYHAPSVRGRKVFGDLVPYGQMWRAGANEATLITFQDELFLNNERVPAGTYSFFIFPQSDSLWQVVLNKDTTLWGLEGYNELDDVAYLEVKPTKTSEFVETMQFSFSDISTNKAKLNLAWENTRISLSIETDIEKKALENINYALANAASDDWYTWAQCAEYMLPRKEHHEKALQWINKSIAIKENFYNNWIKAKLYAYNREYQMAASLSAKAMELGNSEPESYKTYATQIETAYSEWKKRR
- a CDS encoding TonB-dependent receptor — its product is MLRYLSVWLLILLPIGVSAQQAKLAGKVLNRQQEPLEMATVAVKGTSIGTRTNAAGEFILAVPAQRELVLLVRYLGYKEQEQTLQLLPDETKTLEFILDPDPKQLQTVDVRGKQDDAREQVSVTTLDPRDVSNLPSAFGDFNKVLVTLPGVSSNNELSSTYSVRGGNYDENLVYVNNIEIYRPFLISSAQQEGLSFVNPDLVGDIQFSSGGWQPRYGDKLSSVLNIKYKQPTEFAASVSGGLTGGTLHLESASKNKKVSYLFGARHKNGQYILQGLQTDGKYNPVFTDAQAYVHIDLTKDSLDRGRTTLGILTSYARNDFRVEPESQVTTFGTRNTPLRLFIGFEGQERMEYATYQAGLNLTHRFSQFYTSEFILSGVHSREREFRDVEAGYRLCDVDNNGDGIGDCQQERGVGSTFSHARNALLARMLAAELRNTWHISQRSNLQFGAKVGSENIEDQLQEYGFSDSADYVTQNYYLSSQLNLNTLRYSGYLQHTFELDSLKTITYGLRATYWDYNGELNISPRVQYAFITRHNPNLSFKTALGLYFQPPFYRELRDFNGVLNPELKAQRAIHAIVGSDYLFQAWGRDFKLTSEAYYKWMTNVVPYDLDNVRLRYYAKNNAKAYAAGFDVRVNGEFIPGAESWLSLGILSTKEKVEGDSISVYNAQGERIGMEAQGFIRRPTDQLLNVGVFFQDHLPDNPTVRMYLNLVYGSGLPFGPPRQPEYRNAFDGRSYKRIDIGFSKVIVVESDVVKRRKMGLESLWVGLEVLNLIDAKNWVSYNYVRDVNSVTYAVPNYLTGRRLNVRFVAKF